The region gatgcttttgaatgtctatagtaacattagctttgtgaggtcttcaatatgatgagatttgaagggcagtttttaatcgtttattactccataattgaaggactgagcgactgtggagagatctgtggacggctgtaacgtgcatctattatgacgtgctacattaccttaaagaagagggatacctggacatttcaaatgaagcactcctcttctgttgccattatgtcttcctgccatgtctgcaggatgatctggatactttctgcagtggctgggacaatcacccacttccaactgaagcaacatgactcctaacctgccctgggttcttggtcgtacacatcatccaattTCTGAACCCCACTgtgccttgacagaggttataaagattataacggaggctcagatgtatttgctgaacattttatgttcagatttttatttaataacaatagctgaataacggcaaacggctgtttgtaaccaagcaaccaaaatcaccagaaggcaatcatgttttaacaagataactatcacattttaataagatacatatgacgttataacatgatagcgctcaattttttttcctgtgacaggaatacgcttccgtgccagtttaaaaattcaccctttatgaaatgtaaagcaaaatgctgatcatgttaccacagaggtgaattttagtgcttttatggtagacatgtcagagaacaaaaatgttctaaatttgtaatttgtttgttttttttctttactcaaaaggaacccattaggtacatttgtacattgttgtattgctttacattacttgaattataagaatcagaaaaagttttgtcttatgttgtttattttctaatacctaaagcatatatgaactcatctaagtacattcaataaaattttgcataaaaaaacaatttcagtttcatatttaaaactgcctgtacaaacagtactgactcagagaaatgaaatatctactctgaacattgtgttattctagttcctctagttttgaatttgacaaaactagagaaattagagtaacagcaatgttgtcgctctaattagtaatacatatgatcacatttaaacatatgtatcgaacttgtgatctgacaaaatcagaaaatttaatggattctacatttcaacaaaactgttttgttttaacaaactgattcacaaacaaagaactgctacagcttaaatgtagatttttatttatttatttatttttaataggtcaatcactcaaagcaagccaaagccagactgcgtaggggaaatgcatgctacaaaatcctcactgaaagagttgtaattctagtagtgacaaggaattcttagtgttttgtagcaTGTGGTGTAGTTTCCAcgaacaatctccacagacagacttgctggcagattttcccatccagtccagaatttcatcatgtctcctcttcctccactccgtggtctttcagttagtaaattaagtaagtggcttgcagattcaacaatagcatcctgactaccctgtagtaacaaaatatataaaagacaaagtagcagttgaaaaaggattagttaaaaagaaatttacactttatgagaatgatcacttttactcaggaaagctctgtgctgtagggttcccacctttcagaaattaaaataaggatctagcagatggaaagtgtcattctatttcactagagaaactaaaactgcagtaccataagttttaaagaataaagagacagtataatttcttcagtttccctcttattttttttttttttacaattgctagcattcatcctcactgacactgttcagcctggcatgtgtgtcttccctctcctgtatctttgctaggacatggtagagtatcggttgaggacgttttaaaagttttgagacgttttgagagcggctcaccacgactgctaaccctcttttgcgccctagtgtttctaggcaaccgtgacatcatcaatggtccaaagcgttctggggtccttactagctcccgccacattagctgagcttaacatgtcttgtgttttatttttgtaattattgttacactaaatgtttatatgcatgtgataggcgttactgtcggacatacagaaataccgaacaaatcgcgtctcgtTACGGGCGATTCCGATTTTCTGAAagggatggcaatcctactgtgctcttctctcattaaaattatagaaactatataaaacacaaataaatctacaatttgtaagattaacaacggcccaacccgtgttttaaatcaggctttaagataatgtatcaaacttcatgcacaaaataaaatatactatagaaatatgaaagcattaaactcaccgttgggtttgcgttcgcctccatggtcgccagcctgggtgatgctggtatttcttcaatatgacggttgtgtcacgtgattaggtggatgttggaatcggacatccattgctaatgtctgtgacctgaagtaaccttggccattttacAGCttaatttttagacgctgaatttgagacggcgaatttgagcaagttgaattggaggacaacgaaaatattgcatttgaattttgaaaagttgaattttttatatgctgaattttttaacactgaaaatttaaactgtgaaaaatatgtatattgaaaatttgatgactttgaaataggaatgtgaatttttttaataactgaaaaaatgtaacgtaaaaaaaatgacaccgaattttttttactgcaaaaataatgacattgaattttttttttaggttaaaaatatattctgaatttattttaatactgaaaaagtaagcactaatatacaacattcaaatttcagaggtattttttattcaaattctgatggcacatatttacttccatattATGCTACTAAAAATTTGTTGCAACCTCCAGTAAATCCAACAAGAAGATTTActataaaatagttttgttgtaTTATAACAACACTTGTTGTAAAACAAGTTTTGTCTGacttaacttcagacagtgagaaaaatgtgGATGTGCCTTTCtgtaaatgtctggtttcaactgtattgTACAGCTCTAATATGCTATTTATTTGTACAACAAATTCCGTCTTCCTCACAGCAAAGATTCCTGTAGATTTAGCAGGATAGCTCATCACCAcagttttctttgtaaagtcagcttttagttattttcttctgtaatGTTGAGGTTTTTGATAAACCCCAAGCCATGGGAATCAGTTTCAATGTTTTCAAGCATTAGCATCTGTTAAGTTAGTGAATAGAGGAGGCAGATTCGGGTTTATTTCTCTCCGCTGACTGACATGTAGTTTTTGGAGGGTTCTTCTTTTATACAGACTGCTGACTTGTGAAAATtaagaacatttgtttttattttcctttaaaggCCAAATGCTCTGCTCCatgttaaatttcattttaacctAAAACCCTGGTTTTAGGTTTGCATATTTAGTAAATTTGTCCCACTTTTTTCTCCTAGTTATGGCCGGTTTCTCCAGCTATGCGGTGCGCATGGCAAGACTGAGCTCCAGAATCTTTGGAGAGGTTGTCCGCCCCACAGACTCTAAATCAACGAAAGTGGTCCAGCTGTTCCAAGAGCCTCCACTGGCCAAGAGGAAGGAGGTGTATGAATGGTATCCTCATCATAAGGTTTACTACGCCATGACCCAGAAGCTCCGGTTCATGGGACTGTTTAGGTagtcaattcaattcaaaaatactttattgatctcaaaggaaaaattatgttgttttaaatcaaatcaaataaaattttatttgtatagcatatttcagcagcaaggcatttgtttgttactgcgcaatagccagccccgccctctcctcacaactcctcgggctgactactgaccagttctctgtctaacaggtccggaaaatctctaagacccgggtcttaccctgaacaagatctataggagataatctgtttaaactggtggcggaAGAGATTCGTCTAGCACTAACTACCTCcaatccagaagttatgacccttttcagttaaggaacaatcaaccgagtagccttcacagctgcatagttccaataaccacttctgttaacggtagttctcttcctgtcgtaacgtgcacttggtaacggctagataatatttagtgactaggattcaaatcacagggtcattattttactctcaccaaaggaaagtctgaagccaccacattactagaatcatgtatactgattttactataaatagaagaactttaattcaaatgactcaattaatttcaatgtccacaacctaatcagaatttttaagatatatgtatttattaagcaagctttagcagggaaaatgacaggcatacagaatttacttgagactaccatacaaagaaaatcaataaaatttagatcaattcaacctttacctaacaacctccctacactgtcatctatcggTCAAATGAGGCTTTGGGATgcggcacaactcatacccatcggtGGAACTAGATcttggcaacagaagtccttgtagtccttggtcagagtctttccCTTGGAACATAAACTCTCCTTGGacccgaaacaaaatgaactgtctgcttcgtccagccgaacagctcttggtcgatcctgtgactttttttcagttccccaagtccgttgcgatgtaatttgagatcgttgggtcgagagcagagtgtggaaatccaatgaggaaccaaggcagtggatctcgccctttggtccggcgtgaggagctccgttgtcctccttgtgaggcgcttttcttggttccagggtgtagtcctctgctggtcttcttgccgctcttgtgtcgagtctcagcgccggggacgaagaacatcgtatcacctcggtctcatggttttatacttttctgcacttgtgggcatgtatcacagatagagagagagagagcaggggtgctgcGTGCATTTGCCCGCCTATTCAACCAGGCCCCAATCGTCAACTCAGATCTCTGTCTTAGGGACTGTTGAAGACTGCGCAATAACGTACCTGTGACATTTATAACTTGGGTCACATCAACCTGATTGCGAACTAAAGCAGTTGTGACACTAATGCacttgtgacacttgtgacctgggtcacaTCAACCCGGTCACGTAGGACCGACCCCTTTTTCCGAGAAGTCAGATTCTGAGTGACACCCACACCTTGCCATTCCTCACATAGAACATCAATTCATTGCATTTCAGcaaccatagattatttgattttggttcatttgcattggttagcactgttgctgtgcttatttgattggctacctgcttggacagatgatctcatctccatcactgtcttagagacattgtgtcctgatgtctgtgctaatgtctcaggttgcttaacaacctgtttcaAAATAAGGCGTTgtccatctctgctctcctgtttccaaataaggacttgaccatctctgctctcctgttagttccccttttccccttaacctttcacctaccatCTACCTCCAatacatcagtgatctttaatttcagttacaccttttacaccatttcaagttcagagtaaaaataacatttataacttctttagcttctctgatttatcattcattaataatgttatgataatccataatttatcagttactctaattataatcttaatgtgagttattacaaatgttttctgtaaagaaaccaagaataatccatgattcttattatttgatatcaaagttaaagttacttgttttacttctaagagttcccactaatgtaagtgtaagtgtaagtattattacaagtaaaccaatattaatataagtattttactttgaatcttatccaattactcacaatgtttagaattctttctttaaaactttcatgctaagtaatagtctgaactatttttataaatctgcaggctggaaacttacttcctctttttccaggaaactgcttttcctgtttcatgactctctctgtcttgactatgatttcttatgattaaatagaaaaagtagaattaaagcaaagtttgcaggagacagaaacaacacacacaaccagattgattttattgacatttaagtctaatgttgggtctagatttcacttgagtaattaattttaaagataactttattcattgttactgttaaactaaaatctccagcatggggaagtgggatgatctcggattttcttgacaccccctccacgAGGTCAGACCTTTCCCATGCTGGGAGTCCATCACCCTCCTGCAGTTCTGCGTCGTCATCATCTGGAAAGAGAAGaggttcttctgggatgtgaagtTGCAGATTCTTCATCCTCAGTTGTCACAAAGGGCTCAGTGTAGTGATCAAAACTCCACCtctcttgacaccccctccttggagttttaatttcccccatTAGGTGATGAATGTTGAAGAGAACTTGGATCGCTCTGATTCTTCCACAGGAACCTTCGCTGGATGAACTGTCGTTTCTTCAGGATGTGGGAAGGAAGaaggcctcaaaaaaaaaaaaaaaaaaaaaaatctcgaacattcagcagagcaaagcaaaaagaaTAAGCAGCATGACGCTTTTCCGGTAATCGTGATCCTTTTCCGTAGCTGTGGTCTTTAAGGGGTACTGGAGTTGTCGGAGGCATCAGGAAttgtcaaattttttaaaaactgcagttttggGCTCCTTCATCAAAACTTACAGTGCTGAATATCCAGGACAGGTGCTCTGGATATCAGGATGAAACAGTTGCCAGATCCTTCTAGGTGTAGGGTCTGACTTCAATGCTTTGTTACAAGGTTGATCTTAGTGATTTTCTATGACGCCACTTCTTCCTCACGACTTCAGCcccttttccagtttaatccatcagtttgtgacaggAGTTCTTCTTTAGCATAGTCCAATTTCTTCACGGCCCTCCCAGTCCAAAGCCTTGAAGTTGttcttctaattacaaccaCCCCCCCCCACGGTGGCCAGTCCGAGATAGGGTGGAGTATTACATGATTCACTGGCCATTTCACcggcttctgtttctctttagttaGGAACTGGAGTGAGCTGCTCGACTCCTTGGATCCCTTTCTTCATCTGTAGTACTGTGTTGCAGTTCAGTACTTACTTTACAAAATCTTGGGCGTTGAACCTCAGCTTCATCACCGTGGCTGTAGGCCGATCTTGACTCTCTGCCCTGTTTCCAATGACACTTTGAGCTGCAActtccctttttccttctctgggcAAAAAGGAGAAGTGTCTTCGCCTCCCTGCTTTCTGTGACGTGAACGGAGTTCCTCTGCAGGGGAAGACCTGCTCTTCTAGCAGCTGTCACTGTTactgagtccatcagaaccaagaggtatttctcacctctttttcctgttttccccaTGGGGCCCGCAACATCCATGCAGACTGAGCCCCAGGGGACTGTGCTCTTGATGGTCAATCCCTCCAACCGCTGCCCTCGGCGACCTGCGTTGTATTGACCACACACTTCGCAGTCCCTCAGCACGCGCTGGACCTGTTTCACTGGGATCCAAAGctcttgctcctccagctccctacGGGTAGGTCGAACGCCTGCATGTCCCAAGGCCTCATGCATGCTCCGCACGACCTCGTCCACGTACTCTTCTGGGACCTCCCGACCTTTGGGAGTACTGTCCCACTTCTCGGTCTCGACAAAGACAATCTTCCGTTGTTGGACATAACAGTCCACTTCTTCATTCCCACGCCAATGAGCTCCCTCATGCGTGTGCGCTTTTTGATGCTCCTCATCCGTGTTGTCCCCCGCGTCGTCTGAGCTGCTCTCATCCTGATGTCGTGTCGGCGCTGATGGTTTCCTCTCCGTGCTGTGAAGCGTCGGGCGAAACTCGGACCGCTGGGCTCTCCGCAACGACCAGTCGATCGCAGCCTTTTCCAGCTCTCCCTCCTCAACCATCTGCTGGAGTGCTGCACCCGCTTCCTCCAGACGTGTCAGTCGAGGACTTCCTTGGGCCGATGACGGATCCGGTCGAGATGGTCCTTCGTCCTCATCCGCAGTCAAGTCGATGAGGTCCATGTCCGCCGATCCCAGCTCTCAGCCGGGGGTCCCTGTCCTGCTCGGGAAACGGGATGGAGCCTCAGCGACGTCAGAATCCTCCTCTCTCGCAGCTGGGGCTGATGCTGGTTCCcgctccttcttctccttcttgtaGAAGTAGTGATGATTGAAGAACATGCGCTGCTTTGGCTATGTCCAGGTGCCGAATCCATCACTGAGCAGCAGCAACTTCATTGGAGTTCTCTGTAGTTGGGACTTGGAGAGCTCAGACTGCTCCCCTCCTCCACTTTGTTCCTCTTCTTCGTGGCCGTATCAATCTTCTTTATTATCCACGCTGTTCTTTGTCTTCGAGTTGCCTATCCCCCAAAGCCTCTCTTAACGTTATCGAGCAGGGATGGGTCTAGGCCAGGTTGGctactggcttcactgtctggatctggtcctTTATCCTCAGCAGAAGCTTTCCCTCACCTGTATGCTATACAGTTACTGCAAGGGTTGTGACTGACGGCCTTATCAGTCACCACTAGCTCTTCTCCCTAAGAGCTAGCCACTAAGTGAgctattcagaatcacacatctgtttttactgacttagtACCTGAGGCCCTCCTACTCCGTTGGACTTGggcccacccagggacgccatgtttgttactgcgcaatagccagccccgccctctcctcacaactcctcgggctgactactgaccagttctctgtctaacaggtccggaaaatctctaagacccgggtcttaccctgaacaagatctataggagataatctgtttaaactggtggcggaAGAGATTCGTCTAGCACTaactacctcctatccagaagttatgacccttttcagttaaggaacaatcaaccgagtagccttcacagctgcatagttccaataaccacttctgttaagtGTAACTGGTACTTGGCTAGATAAtatttagtgactaggattcaaatcacagggtcattattttactctcaccaaaggaaagtctgaagccaccacattactagaatcatgaatactgattttactataaatagaagaactttaattcaaatgactcaattaatttcaatgtccacaacctaatcagaatttttaaaatatatgaatttattaagcaagctttagcaggaaaatgacaggcatacagaatttacttgagacttaccatacaaagaaaatcaatatagtttagatcaattcaacctttacctaacaacctccctacactgtcatctatctatcaaatagGCTTtgggtgtggcacaactcatacccatcggtGGAACTAGATcttggcaacagaagtccttgtagtccttggtcagagtctttccTTGAACATAAATCCTCCTTGgaccgaaacaaaatgaactgtctgcttcgtccagccgaacagctcttggtcgatcctgtgactttttttcagttccccaagtccgttgcgatgtaatttgagatcgttgggtcgagagcagagtgtggaaatccaatgaggaaccaaggcagtggatctcgccctttggtccggcgtgaggagctccgttgtcctccttgtgaggcgcttttcttggttccagggtgtagtcctctgctggtcttcttgccgctcttgtgtcgagtctcagcgccggggacgaagaacatcgtatcacctcggtctcatggttttatacttttctgcacttgtgggcatgtatcacagatagagagagagagagcaggggtgctgcGTGCATTTGCCCGCCTATTCAACCAGGCCCCAATCGTCAACTCAGATCTCTGTCTTAGGGACTGTTGAAGACTGCGCAATAACGTACCTGTGACATTTATAACTTGGGTCACATCAACCTGATTGCGAACTAAAGCAGTTGTGACACTAATGCacttgtgacacttgtgacctgggtcacaTCAACCCGGTCACGTAGGACACGACCCCTTTTTCCGAGAAGTCAGATTCTGAGTGACACCCACACCTTGCCATTCCTCACATAGAACATCAATTCATTGCATTTCAGcaaccatagattatttgattttggttcatttgcattggttagcactgttgctgtgcttatttgattggctacctgcttggacagatgatctcatctccatcactgtcttagagacattgtgtcctgatgtctgtgctaatgtctcaggttgcttaacaacctgtttcaAAATAAGGCGTTgtccatctctgctctcctgtttccaaataaggacttgaccatctctgctctcctgttagttccccttttccccttaacctttcacctaccatCTACCTCCAatacatcagtgatctttaatttcagttacaccttttacaccatttcaagttcagagtaaaaataacatttataacttctttagcttctctgatttatcattcatttataatgttatgataaccataatttatcagttactctaattataatcttaatgtgggttattacaaatgttttctgtaaagaaaccaagaataatccatgattcttattatttgatatcaaagttaaagttacttgttttacttctaagagttcccactaatgtaagtgtaagtgtaagtattattacaagtaaaccaatattaatataagtattttactttgaatcttatccaattactcacaatgtttagaattctttctttaaaactttcatgctaagtaatagtctgaactatttttataaatctgcaggctggaaacttacttcctctttttccaggaaactgcttttcctgtttcatgactctctctgtcttgactatgatttcttatgattaaatagaaaaaagtaattttaaagcaaagtttgcaggagacagaaacaacacacacaaccagattgattttattgacatttaagtctaatgttgggtctagatttcacttgagtaattaattttaaagataactttattcattgttactgttaaactaaaatctccagcatggggaagtgggatgatctcggattttcttgacacatttcaatgtgctttacatcaaatcaaacacaatgcaacatagaatcaacgaTCAAAAtacgacattaagtcaagttccatcaataaatttttaattgattacttttcaaatacaatcctaaacagctgagtttttagtcaagatttaaaggaagtcagtgtttcagctgttttacagttttctggaagtttgttccacgtttgtggtgcatagatgctgaatgcctcttttcctcatttggttctgtttctgggaatgcagaccagaaccagaagacctgagagttctggaaggttgatacaacaacagcaaatctttaatgtattgtggtgctaaaccattcagtgatttataaactatcaacagtattttaaagtctattctttgagctacagggagccagtggagagactttaaaattAGTATTATGTGCTCTAATTCCTGGTATTAGTGAGAAcgcaagcagcagcattctggatcagctgcagctgtttgattgctaactcatattaattcaaatttgtcaaagagttattgtagatggtgatggctgttggcCGGAAAGATCTCCTGAAATACGGTAGATCTAGAAGGTTAGCAATTTGGTGCTCAATCTGTGGTTTTTGTTGGATTTGAATCATCTGTTGCTCTTGGTAGTAATGATTTAAATCACAGATCAGACCTGCTCTTGAGTGAACAGCAAATCATACTTAAtcacaggaaatgtgaaaaaagtggtTTGTTCcaaaaatgtggataaaaacaGTGGTGTGTTCTAACAATAAAGGCACTGAATCCTTGCAGTGAGACTCTGGCttcgttcacacagcaggcctTGATgctcaattcagatttttatttatatttttaatttttgtattctACTGAATGATTCAACCGCAACAATTGTGCGAAGATAAAGATTATGACTCTTTTAGTCAACATTGTTGACAATAAGCTTCTAGTATAGTGCAAAAAAGAATTAATGttgcaaaacaataaatcaaaaaaattaaaaaaggaaaagacgAGAGGAGTTACCACAACAGGCTGCATACACTGGTGCATGCGCACTCAGTCACTTATCAATggtcacaaaataaacatcgaGTCTAAAAACATAATGTTGCAACTGACTaaatgttctgctctttctgtgggaaatgtttgagtgtttttagtgttgaatcctgaaacaTATAGTGGCATTGTTGTCacttgctatggcaacgagtctgttgctatgacaacagacTGTAGCCAACTCGGAAAGTGAGAATGATAATgaattttctctgttatttttctttttaatgtggTGAATAGCACTAAATAATACCTACATCTCCAAGTTTCATTTAGTTCACAGAATTGTTTTACTGCAGCAGCACGGCTATCCATGGCATGTAAAAGAATAGTCTTTTTCCTTCCAGCGTTGTGTGCATATAGGGAAAATGAATAACCGCAGCCTCTTTGGTGGGGAAAAGCTGCAGTTCGATGATCAACTTTGTTGTCATCTCATTGGATCTCCAGCCACATGTCTTGGACACTCAGGTGAATAAAGGTgcagagctgtccactgaccactacttggtggtgagttggctctgGCCCAAGgcaaagcaaactaagcagccgcttagggccccaaggccacttttactttgaaaaagtaactttaatcagattactgattacttcttgaaaaagtaacttggTTAGATTtctgattacttgatttggaaagtaattAAGTTACTTAAAagttaaaagcaacttttttagttactttcagcagctgctaacaacaatgTTCCACCACCTGTTAAaattacattgagctttgccaatacttaattgcaagttattatataatggtaacatcaacaatgtgtatGCACTTATGTGGTTGAACTCAAGGGGAGgttgtttaatggttacaacactgaaaaatacttgaataatttttgcatgttttttttgtgttccaCTATTGTCTGGAAAACATTGTAGCATTTTAGAGTGCCCCCTGCCAGCCCAAGCCTCCAGGTTCAGCATTACGGCCCTGTGTTTGGCGTCAGAGCAGCACACAGCGCTCCTCCTGTGGCTCCACAACTCGGATGTCTCGCTgtacagatttgtgacacttatcttaatattaataattataatgccgtttagttgcacaactttacgGACTCATTGATTCACCcacaaagtgttgttttttttt is a window of Gambusia affinis linkage group LG23, SWU_Gaff_1.0, whole genome shotgun sequence DNA encoding:
- the mrps33 gene encoding 28S ribosomal protein S33, mitochondrial, with translation MAGFSSYAVRMARLSSRIFGEVVRPTDSKSTKVVQLFQEPPLAKRKEVYEWYPHHKVYYAMTQKLRFMGLFRDEHEDFKEEMRRLRKLRGKGTPKKGEGKRASKKK